From Bufo gargarizans isolate SCDJY-AF-19 chromosome 10, ASM1485885v1, whole genome shotgun sequence, the proteins below share one genomic window:
- the TRADD gene encoding tumor necrosis factor receptor type 1-associated DEATH domain protein translates to MTSCPSDWIGSVYLFIQSDSINLPQQYDLYKSIVYNALRNNISEFSGGSPNYIDILKISKSDQELILHLKFYGKLASERFLQGYREKRVHQHIQNQLCQCLKMEALQVHLELRVGTEKLDTQLDEEEKCLQYIFSLKPCYQKDDELADLERCFMNVSLETLPLQQNSNVPPSSSPQNSNKGSPPHTLRSLSSEGSTFQFQDQEFIDRPLTSEHHQIFAKFVGTSWKKVGRTLKENCPALEDPAIETLAYEYGRESLYEQAYQMLQRFIDCEGKKGTLQRLVDALVRNGLTGIAEKLLSVHENGLN, encoded by the exons ATGACATCCTGTCCAAGTGACTGGATTGGGAGCGTTTACCTCTTTATCCAGTCAGATTCTATCAATCTACCTCAGCAGTATGACCTGTACAAATCCATTGTGTACAATGCACTCAGGAACAACATTTCAG AATTCTCCGGAGGATCCCCCAACTATATTGACATCCTAAAAATTAGTAAAAGTGACCAAGAGCTGATCCTTCACCTAAAATTCTATGGAAAATTGGCCTCCGAGAGATTTCTTCAAGGCTACAGGGAGAAAAGGGTTCATCAGCACATACAAAATCAGCTCTGTCAATGTCTAAAAATGGAGGCTCTTCAAGTCCACCTGGAGCTTAGAGTGGGCACAGAGAAGCTTGACACCCAACTGGATGAAGAGGAGAAATGTCTGCAGTATATTTTCTCTTTAAAG CCCTGTTATCAGAAGGATGATGAACTTGCAGACCTGGAGAGATGTTTTATGAATGTTTCATTGGAGACATTGCCACTTCAGCAAAACAGCAATGTGCCTCCTTCATCCTCTCCACAGAACTCCAACAAGGGATCGCCACCACATACCCTCCGCTCACTATCATCCGAGGGAAGCACCTTCCAATTCCAGGATCAAGAGTTTA TTGACAGGCCTCTGACCTCTGAACATCACCAGATCTTTGCTAAGTTTGTAGGAACATCTTGGAAAAAGGTGGGCAGGACATTGAAGGAGAACTGCCCTGCATTAGAAGATCCAGCCATAGAAACCCTGGCATACGAATATGGTAGAGAAAGCCTCTATGAACAAGCCTACCAGATGCTCCAACGTTTCATTGATTGTGAAGGGAAGAAAGGCACCTTACAGAGACTTGTGGATGCTCTCGTAAGAAATGGACTGACTGGAATCGCCGAGAAACTGCTATCTGTGCACGAAAACGGACTGAATTAA